One genomic segment of Novisyntrophococcus fermenticellae includes these proteins:
- a CDS encoding bifunctional folylpolyglutamate synthase/dihydrofolate synthase, with protein MNYTEAVNYIEEIPKFTTKNPPEHTRELLRRMGDPHKRLKIIHVAGTNGKGSVCSYLNSMLLMGGCSCGLFTSPHLIKINERYMINQEMVDDALFLEAFAETKKVVDGFIADGSVHPSYFEMLFLMGMYIFKKKHTEYVILETGLGGRLDATNVVEKPLACIITSISRDHTEYLGETISEIAGEKAGIIKPEVPVIYDGHSKEASEVIAGQAGASCSPSYELKPDMYTVKTQTKAGITFDFQYENETVQLQIPYIARYQMMNAALAYFTMRNLEPVHHIPKNVLAEGIAAARWPGRMETVLPGVIIDGAHNEDGVAEFVKTVRSFQNSHKITILFSAVHDKRYKDMIQEIEAGIRPEQVITTCIGGSRGVPAEELAQLFLESGCHRVMSEPDVGHAFEAAYREKGDGMLFCVGSLYLAGELKNYLGSRAGY; from the coding sequence TTGAATTATACAGAAGCGGTTAACTATATAGAAGAAATACCAAAGTTTACGACTAAAAATCCACCTGAACACACCAGAGAATTGCTGCGCCGTATGGGTGATCCTCATAAGAGACTGAAAATTATACACGTGGCAGGAACTAACGGAAAGGGAAGTGTTTGCTCCTATCTGAATTCTATGCTTTTGATGGGTGGCTGCAGCTGTGGATTGTTTACCTCACCCCATCTGATTAAAATTAACGAACGATACATGATCAACCAGGAAATGGTAGATGATGCTCTGTTTCTCGAAGCTTTTGCGGAGACAAAAAAGGTGGTGGATGGGTTTATAGCTGATGGAAGTGTACATCCCAGCTATTTTGAAATGCTGTTCCTGATGGGAATGTATATTTTTAAAAAGAAGCATACGGAGTATGTGATACTTGAGACCGGATTGGGCGGGCGGCTGGATGCCACGAATGTGGTGGAAAAGCCATTGGCCTGTATCATCACATCCATCAGCAGAGATCATACAGAATATCTCGGAGAGACCATTTCCGAAATCGCAGGTGAGAAAGCCGGAATCATAAAGCCGGAGGTGCCTGTTATCTATGATGGACATAGCAAGGAGGCGTCAGAGGTCATCGCCGGACAGGCTGGTGCGTCATGCAGTCCTTCCTATGAATTAAAACCGGATATGTATACGGTGAAGACACAGACAAAAGCAGGCATTACATTTGATTTCCAATATGAAAACGAGACTGTGCAGTTACAAATTCCTTATATAGCGAGATATCAGATGATGAATGCCGCACTGGCTTATTTTACCATGCGGAATCTGGAGCCAGTGCATCATATTCCGAAGAATGTCCTGGCGGAGGGGATAGCAGCCGCGAGGTGGCCCGGCCGGATGGAGACGGTATTGCCGGGTGTGATTATAGATGGGGCTCACAATGAAGATGGAGTAGCCGAATTTGTAAAGACTGTCCGTAGTTTTCAGAACAGTCATAAAATAACGATATTGTTTTCTGCTGTCCATGATAAACGATATAAAGACATGATTCAGGAAATAGAAGCAGGTATTCGCCCGGAACAGGTGATTACCACTTGTATAGGGGGCAGCCGGGGTGTTCCGGCAGAGGAACTCGCTCAGTTGTTTCTTGAATCAGGATGTCATCGGGTGATGTCAGAACCGGATGTGGGACATGCTTTCGAAGCTGCATATCGTGAAAAAGGAGATGGCATGCTGTTCTGTGTAGGATCCCTATATCTGGCCGGAGAACTGAAAAACTATCTTGGCAGCAGGGCGGGGTACTAG
- a CDS encoding LTA synthase family protein: protein MKILKKINWQKVSAFCNRISLLLQALGCCMLYFVIEAISRHSLADAWVYMISRPWVFLYNAFLIFTTSMIAYLFRRRTLVRLIVGAFWLILGIINGVLLANRVTPFTGPDLKLLSDAAKIMNKYLSPTMLVFVVILLVLLLLFFVWLWVKGPKFRGKIHWVVNLSLVIGTVLLFSGATKVVLEKRILSNYFGNIAFAYQDYGYPYCLAVTLFDTGISEPNGYSENLIDNIVKSEGDTKDSLLEKQPNIIFLQLESFFDPELVNFLNISEDPIPNFRQLMRDYSSGYFRVPAVGAGTANTEFESITGMSLRYFGPGEYPYKTILKDTTCESAPYVLKNLGYATHAIHNNEANFYSRKSVFPMLGFDSFTSEEYMPDISDTTETGWVKDHILTDEIVKCLGSSEGPDYVYTVSVQGHGDYPTEPILENPEITVTGADDKEKNNYSWEYYVNEIHEMDQFVKNLTDTLANYPEPVILVMYGDHLPTMGLEIKDVKNRYLFQTQYVMWDNMGLEKKDKNLSAYQMAAEVFNRIGIHDGTIFRYHQARRNTKNYQVDLEALQYDLLYGKKYAYGGENPYTKSDMTLGVLPVTIGEVSKIADGTYSVTGENFTASSKLEVNEELAEGTIFISNTQLLVKDVELKEGDKIDVAQQSNSSTKKVLSRSAAIIFKEPLAIPTPSPLPQDTLTPSANPEGTDTPPEQPADTNP from the coding sequence ATGAAGATATTAAAAAAGATTAACTGGCAGAAAGTGTCCGCTTTTTGCAACAGGATTTCACTGCTTCTGCAGGCCCTGGGCTGCTGTATGCTTTACTTTGTCATTGAGGCCATATCCCGCCACTCATTGGCGGATGCATGGGTCTATATGATTAGTCGTCCCTGGGTATTTTTGTACAATGCATTTTTGATTTTTACAACTTCAATGATTGCATATCTGTTTCGAAGGAGAACGTTGGTACGCCTTATCGTAGGTGCATTCTGGCTTATTCTTGGAATTATCAATGGAGTGCTGTTGGCAAACCGTGTAACTCCCTTTACGGGTCCTGATTTAAAGCTGTTAAGTGACGCGGCTAAAATCATGAATAAGTATTTATCACCCACCATGCTTGTGTTTGTAGTTATCCTGCTGGTACTACTTCTGCTGTTCTTTGTATGGCTGTGGGTAAAGGGCCCTAAGTTCAGGGGAAAAATTCATTGGGTGGTAAATCTTTCTCTGGTTATTGGAACCGTTCTGCTGTTTTCCGGAGCTACAAAAGTGGTGCTGGAAAAGCGAATCCTATCCAATTACTTTGGAAATATTGCATTTGCGTATCAGGATTATGGATATCCTTATTGTCTGGCCGTTACGCTCTTTGACACAGGAATCTCTGAGCCCAACGGTTATTCTGAAAATCTGATTGATAATATTGTAAAGAGCGAGGGCGATACGAAGGACTCATTGTTGGAGAAGCAGCCAAATATAATATTTTTACAGTTAGAATCTTTTTTTGATCCTGAGCTGGTAAACTTCCTGAATATCTCAGAGGATCCGATTCCTAATTTCCGGCAGTTGATGAGAGACTACTCTTCGGGCTATTTTCGGGTTCCCGCTGTTGGAGCAGGTACTGCAAATACAGAATTTGAATCAATCACCGGCATGAGCCTCCGTTATTTTGGACCTGGAGAATATCCCTATAAAACTATTTTAAAGGATACAACATGCGAAAGTGCGCCATATGTATTGAAGAATCTGGGATATGCGACCCATGCCATCCATAATAACGAGGCAAATTTCTATTCCAGAAAATCCGTATTCCCTATGCTGGGCTTTGATTCTTTCACCTCAGAGGAATACATGCCGGATATCTCGGATACCACAGAGACAGGCTGGGTCAAGGATCATATACTTACTGATGAAATTGTAAAATGTCTGGGCTCTTCAGAAGGCCCCGACTATGTATATACGGTTTCCGTGCAGGGACATGGAGACTATCCCACGGAACCTATTTTGGAGAATCCCGAAATCACAGTAACAGGAGCTGATGACAAGGAGAAGAATAATTATTCCTGGGAGTATTATGTGAATGAAATTCACGAGATGGATCAATTTGTTAAGAATCTCACGGATACTCTGGCAAATTATCCTGAACCCGTAATTTTGGTTATGTATGGAGACCACCTTCCTACTATGGGTCTGGAGATTAAAGATGTAAAAAACCGTTACCTTTTCCAGACGCAGTATGTCATGTGGGACAACATGGGGCTTGAGAAAAAGGATAAGAATCTGTCGGCCTACCAAATGGCGGCTGAGGTGTTCAATCGCATAGGAATTCATGACGGAACCATCTTCCGGTACCATCAGGCACGCAGAAACACAAAGAACTATCAGGTGGATCTGGAAGCATTACAATATGATTTGCTTTATGGGAAGAAATATGCCTACGGCGGAGAGAATCCTTATACGAAAAGTGATATGACTCTGGGGGTATTACCAGTCACCATAGGCGAGGTATCCAAAATTGCGGACGGAACCTATTCCGTCACCGGTGAAAACTTCACGGCATCCAGTAAGCTGGAGGTGAATGAAGAGCTTGCGGAGGGGACAATCTTCATCAGTAATACACAACTCCTGGTGAAGGATGTGGAACTGAAGGAAGGGGATAAAATAGATGTTGCACAGCAAAGCAATTCTTCGACCAAGAAAGTACTTTCCCGCTCTGCTGCAATTATCTTCAAAGAACCACTTGCTATACCGACCCCATCACCATTACCCCAGGATACACTGACACCCTCTGCAAACCCAGAAGGAACAGATACACCACCCGAACAACCTGCTGACACTAACCCCTAA
- a CDS encoding valine--tRNA ligase translates to MNKELAKTYDPKGLEDRLYQKWIDKGYFHAKVNPDKKPFTIVMPPPNVTGQLHMGHALDNTMQDILIRFKRMQGYEALWQPGTDHAAIATEVKVTEMLKEKGIDKEEIGREEFLKYCWEWKEEYGSRIVGQLKRMGSSADWERERFTMDEGCSKAVEEVFVKLYEKGYIYKGSRIINWCPVCQTSISDAEVEHEDQSGHFWHIRYPIAGEEGRYVEIATTRPETLLGDTAVAVNPEDERYKDLIGKICRLPLTDREIPVIADEYVDKEFGTGCVKITPAHDPNDFEVGKRHNLEEINIMNDDATMNELCGKYTGMDRYEARKAMVEDLEAQGLLVKVTDHVHAVGIHDRCKTTIEPMIKPQWFVKMKEMGDAAIQTLKDGDLTFVPERFDKTYLHWLENIRDWCISRQLWWGHRIPAYDCDACGEVIVQRGGAPQKCPACGSTHLTQDPDTLDTWFSSALWPFSTLGWPDKTPELGYFYPTNVLVTGYDIIFFWVIRMVFSGLEQTGQSPFDHVLIHGLVRDSEGRKMSKSLGNGIDPLEVIDKYGADALRLTLITGNAPGNDMRFYWERVEASRNFANKVWNASRFILMNLEKAEVSDTIAEQKLTSSDKWILSKVNKLTQEVTDNLEKFELGIAVSKVYDFIWEEFCDWYIEMVKPRLYSETDTTKAAALWTLKTVLGNALKMLHPYMPFITEEIYCTLNPNEETIMTSAWPEWKQAWSYQDEEDAVEMIKEAVRGVRTVRTQMNVPPSKKASVYVVSEECKVRNVFETGKVFFATLSGASEVLIYANKEGIAEDAISAVIPNATLYIPFAELVDIEKEMERLEKEELRLSKEIARSEGMLKNEKFVNKAPAAKVQEEKDKLENYRKMMEQVKERLTQIS, encoded by the coding sequence ATGAATAAAGAGCTTGCTAAAACCTATGATCCCAAAGGTTTAGAAGACAGGTTGTATCAGAAGTGGATTGATAAAGGCTATTTTCATGCAAAAGTAAATCCCGACAAAAAACCATTTACGATCGTGATGCCGCCGCCAAATGTTACGGGGCAGCTGCATATGGGGCATGCACTGGATAATACCATGCAGGATATCCTGATTCGCTTTAAGAGAATGCAGGGATATGAGGCTCTGTGGCAGCCTGGTACAGATCATGCAGCGATTGCAACAGAAGTAAAGGTTACCGAGATGCTGAAAGAAAAAGGCATCGATAAAGAGGAAATCGGACGGGAAGAGTTCTTGAAGTACTGCTGGGAGTGGAAAGAGGAGTATGGAAGCCGTATCGTAGGACAGCTAAAGAGGATGGGCTCCTCCGCAGACTGGGAGCGGGAACGCTTTACCATGGATGAGGGCTGCTCAAAGGCTGTAGAAGAAGTCTTTGTAAAGTTATATGAGAAAGGCTATATCTATAAAGGCTCCAGAATTATCAACTGGTGTCCGGTATGCCAGACCTCAATTTCTGATGCAGAAGTGGAGCACGAAGATCAATCCGGACATTTCTGGCATATCAGATATCCGATTGCAGGAGAAGAGGGGCGCTATGTAGAAATCGCAACGACCCGTCCTGAGACGCTGCTTGGGGATACTGCCGTTGCTGTAAACCCGGAGGATGAGCGGTATAAAGACCTGATCGGAAAGATCTGCAGGCTGCCGCTTACAGACCGGGAAATTCCTGTAATTGCAGATGAATACGTGGACAAGGAGTTTGGAACCGGATGTGTGAAAATCACGCCCGCTCATGATCCTAATGATTTTGAAGTGGGAAAGCGTCATAATCTGGAAGAAATCAACATTATGAATGATGACGCCACTATGAACGAATTGTGTGGGAAGTATACAGGGATGGACCGCTATGAAGCCAGAAAAGCCATGGTGGAGGATCTGGAGGCGCAGGGGCTTTTAGTGAAGGTGACAGACCATGTACATGCGGTAGGTATCCACGACCGGTGCAAGACCACAATTGAGCCGATGATCAAGCCCCAGTGGTTCGTAAAGATGAAGGAGATGGGGGATGCGGCCATTCAGACGCTGAAAGATGGAGACTTGACCTTTGTGCCGGAGCGCTTTGATAAGACTTATCTGCACTGGCTGGAGAATATTCGTGACTGGTGTATTTCCCGTCAGTTGTGGTGGGGACATAGAATTCCCGCATACGATTGTGATGCATGCGGTGAAGTGATAGTACAAAGAGGTGGAGCTCCTCAAAAGTGCCCGGCATGCGGCAGCACGCATCTGACGCAGGATCCGGACACACTGGACACCTGGTTCAGTTCTGCCCTGTGGCCGTTCTCAACGTTGGGCTGGCCGGATAAGACGCCGGAACTGGGGTACTTCTATCCTACGAATGTACTGGTGACAGGATATGATATTATTTTCTTTTGGGTAATCCGTATGGTCTTCTCAGGGCTTGAGCAGACTGGCCAATCTCCATTTGATCATGTGCTGATTCACGGACTTGTGCGGGATTCCGAAGGCCGTAAGATGAGTAAATCGCTCGGAAATGGAATTGATCCTCTGGAGGTTATCGACAAATACGGTGCGGATGCACTGCGCCTGACACTGATTACAGGGAATGCTCCCGGAAATGATATGCGCTTTTATTGGGAGCGTGTGGAGGCAAGCCGGAATTTTGCCAACAAGGTATGGAATGCATCCAGATTTATTCTGATGAATCTGGAAAAAGCCGAGGTGTCCGACACGATTGCTGAACAAAAGTTAACTAGTTCTGACAAGTGGATACTCAGTAAAGTTAATAAACTGACACAGGAGGTAACGGACAACCTGGAGAAGTTTGAACTGGGAATTGCTGTTTCAAAGGTGTATGATTTCATCTGGGAGGAATTCTGTGACTGGTATATTGAGATGGTAAAGCCACGCCTTTACAGTGAGACAGACACCACAAAGGCTGCTGCCCTCTGGACCTTGAAGACAGTGCTTGGAAACGCGCTGAAGATGCTGCATCCCTACATGCCATTTATTACAGAAGAGATTTACTGTACCTTAAACCCGAATGAAGAGACCATTATGACCTCGGCCTGGCCCGAATGGAAGCAGGCCTGGAGCTATCAGGATGAGGAGGATGCAGTGGAGATGATAAAAGAAGCAGTCCGCGGCGTACGTACGGTTCGGACACAGATGAATGTACCGCCAAGCAAAAAAGCATCCGTATACGTGGTATCTGAGGAGTGTAAAGTCAGGAACGTGTTTGAGACGGGTAAGGTCTTTTTTGCAACACTTTCAGGCGCCAGTGAAGTTCTGATATATGCAAACAAAGAAGGGATTGCGGAGGATGCAATTTCGGCGGTGATTCCGAATGCCACGCTTTATATTCCGTTTGCGGAGCTTGTGGATATCGAAAAAGAGATGGAGCGTCTGGAAAAAGAAGAACTGCGCCTTAGCAAGGAAATTGCACGTTCAGAAGGTATGCTTAAGAATGAAAAGTTCGTAAACAAGGCACCGGCTGCTAAGGTGCAGGAAGAGAAAGATAAGCTGGAAAATTATCGGAAGATGATGGAACAGGTGAAGGAGCGGCTGACACAGATTTCCTGA
- a CDS encoding GH32 C-terminal domain-containing protein, whose protein sequence is MNRLYYQFPDTWFGDCMPFGYKDKFFLYHQRDTRKPGPFGEPFGWDLATTSDFVHYEDCGVAVPRGTDGEQDQFIFAGSVFEAEGQFHIFYTGYNRDYPAQGKASQVLMHAVSDDLYHWTKTQESLTFCPQDGYDPDDWRDPFVIWNEEEQNYLLILGARKIGPKTEQSGRTVKFVSKDLENWEFQGDFWAPGLYTMHEMPDLFKIGDWWYHIISEYSDKNKIIYRMSKSLNGPWIAPVDDAFDGRAYYAGRTFCLNGQRILFGWVPTREGCDDRKNFEWGGTFVAHEVYQRPDGTLGVKIPDTVWNAFNERERIENVSIETPHAREEQVLFQNCGDIYSFEADITFGEGTRSFGIRVLEDEKSGRSYQYIFLPGENKYVFEKNPNWPWFGCMNIGLERPITLAAEETCHFQLILDDTIATLYVNGVALNVRMYEKPGDSLSFFATDGNVKLKNISIARGLSD, encoded by the coding sequence ATGAACAGATTATATTACCAATTTCCGGATACCTGGTTTGGAGACTGTATGCCTTTTGGATACAAGGATAAATTCTTCCTTTATCACCAAAGAGATACAAGAAAGCCCGGTCCCTTTGGAGAACCATTTGGCTGGGATCTGGCTACGACTTCCGATTTTGTACACTATGAGGACTGTGGGGTAGCGGTTCCGAGGGGAACGGATGGGGAGCAGGACCAGTTTATCTTTGCGGGAAGCGTATTCGAAGCAGAGGGGCAGTTCCACATCTTCTATACAGGTTATAACCGTGATTATCCTGCACAGGGGAAAGCCTCTCAGGTATTGATGCATGCAGTCTCTGACGACCTGTACCACTGGACGAAGACCCAGGAGTCGCTTACATTCTGCCCGCAGGATGGCTATGACCCGGATGACTGGAGGGATCCGTTTGTTATCTGGAATGAAGAGGAACAAAATTATCTGCTGATTCTGGGAGCCAGAAAAATCGGACCTAAAACAGAACAAAGCGGCAGAACGGTAAAATTTGTCTCAAAAGATTTGGAAAATTGGGAGTTCCAGGGGGATTTCTGGGCACCGGGTCTTTATACAATGCATGAAATGCCGGATCTTTTTAAAATTGGAGACTGGTGGTATCATATTATCTCTGAGTATAGCGATAAAAATAAAATTATTTATCGTATGAGTAAGAGCTTGAACGGTCCCTGGATTGCACCGGTGGACGATGCATTTGACGGACGTGCCTATTATGCCGGACGTACGTTCTGTCTGAATGGGCAGAGAATTCTTTTCGGGTGGGTACCCACAAGGGAAGGCTGTGATGACCGGAAAAACTTCGAATGGGGAGGCACCTTTGTGGCCCATGAGGTTTACCAGCGTCCGGATGGGACATTAGGAGTAAAGATACCGGATACTGTATGGAATGCGTTCAATGAACGTGAAAGGATAGAGAATGTATCCATTGAAACACCTCATGCCAGAGAGGAACAGGTATTGTTTCAAAACTGCGGAGATATCTATTCCTTTGAAGCTGATATCACCTTCGGGGAAGGCACCCGGTCTTTTGGAATCCGTGTCCTTGAGGATGAAAAGTCCGGTCGCTCTTATCAATATATCTTTCTGCCGGGAGAGAATAAATATGTGTTTGAGAAAAACCCGAACTGGCCGTGGTTTGGCTGTATGAATATCGGTCTTGAGCGTCCGATTACCCTGGCTGCAGAAGAAACTTGTCACTTTCAGCTGATTCTGGATGATACCATTGCAACGCTTTATGTAAACGGGGTTGCATTAAATGTCAGAATGTATGAAAAGCCAGGGGACTCTTTAAGCTTCTTTGCTACAGATGGGAATGTAAAGTTGAAAAATATTTCGATTGCCAGAGGACTATCCGACTGA
- a CDS encoding carbohydrate ABC transporter permease, translating into MSRSTKKHIFAALKIIVAGVLLIFQVYPIFYVIMSSMKTTEDFRKLASYALPGSVNFSNYIKVFTTSPMVTYFKNSIIITVGVLIPLLLISFMAGFALSKIQFKGNKKVLSYFLLGLMLPFQVALIPLFTIFNKLNLLNTYPAVILPQIAFSLSYSIQLFYSFSKFLPDEIMEAAIIDGCTPFKTFFKIVFPMSTNSLLTVATMQGVFTWNDFINAYTFTRSTNMKTVTLGLNDFVGFMGTTDWGATFAAITVTVLPTFLFYFFTNKYMLGGLTAGAVKG; encoded by the coding sequence GTGAGCCGGAGTACAAAAAAACATATATTTGCGGCATTAAAGATTATTGTTGCCGGTGTGCTGCTGATTTTTCAGGTTTACCCCATTTTCTATGTGATAATGTCCAGCATGAAGACAACAGAAGACTTCCGGAAACTGGCTTCTTACGCACTTCCCGGCTCTGTGAATTTCAGCAATTATATCAAGGTATTTACGACGAGTCCTATGGTGACATATTTTAAAAATAGTATTATAATCACCGTAGGAGTCCTGATTCCTTTACTGCTTATCAGCTTTATGGCGGGGTTTGCTTTGAGTAAGATTCAATTTAAGGGAAATAAAAAAGTATTATCCTATTTCCTGCTGGGACTGATGCTGCCCTTTCAGGTAGCTTTGATCCCACTGTTTACAATTTTCAATAAGTTGAATCTTTTAAATACCTATCCGGCAGTTATTCTGCCTCAGATTGCATTTTCTCTGTCTTATTCGATTCAGCTTTTTTACTCCTTCAGTAAATTCCTGCCGGATGAGATTATGGAGGCGGCGATTATCGATGGGTGTACACCTTTTAAGACATTTTTTAAAATTGTATTCCCAATGTCCACCAATTCTCTTCTAACGGTGGCCACTATGCAGGGGGTCTTCACGTGGAACGATTTCATCAACGCATATACCTTTACCCGTTCGACCAATATGAAGACAGTGACATTGGGATTGAATGATTTTGTGGGTTTCATGGGAACTACGGATTGGGGAGCGACCTTTGCGGCGATTACTGTAACCGTCCTTCCTACCTTCCTGTTTTATTTCTTTACCAATAAGTACATGCTCGGCGGACTTACAGCCGGAGCAGTAAAAGGTTAG
- a CDS encoding carbohydrate ABC transporter permease has product MQNSFGRKKVILMFLLPAFIIYTLFVVVSVIWAGYYSLFDWSGVGDKTFLGIRNYVHLFTKDTIFWSTAAHTLVYTIICILIQVFGGLVFAIFLTRITRFRAGLQTLYYVPVVISSVAICQIFTKLLSVTPIGVINAVLSIFNPDLAFMEWISNDALSLPVAAFVEGYKYLGLYMVIFYAALIGVPKELEEAAIVDGANVVQQYLHVKIPYIRPVIVANCVLVLNGSLRSFDISYLLTKGGPGNSSELMSTYMYKQAFTSMKYGYGSAVAMAIVAICLIVGLVFRKITERGDEE; this is encoded by the coding sequence ATGCAAAATTCATTTGGGCGAAAAAAAGTTATCCTTATGTTTCTGCTTCCCGCTTTCATTATCTATACACTGTTTGTTGTGGTCTCTGTTATATGGGCAGGATATTACAGCCTGTTTGACTGGAGCGGAGTAGGTGACAAGACATTTCTTGGGATTCGGAATTATGTACATCTTTTTACAAAGGATACAATCTTTTGGTCTACGGCCGCTCATACATTGGTTTACACCATTATCTGTATCCTGATTCAGGTATTCGGCGGTCTTGTATTCGCTATATTTCTGACCCGCATCACCAGGTTTCGTGCGGGTCTGCAGACCCTGTACTATGTGCCGGTTGTCATCTCATCTGTGGCAATCTGCCAGATTTTTACAAAGCTTTTGTCTGTGACTCCAATCGGTGTAATCAATGCGGTACTAAGCATATTTAATCCTGACCTGGCCTTTATGGAATGGATATCCAATGACGCATTGTCCCTGCCCGTGGCAGCATTTGTAGAAGGTTATAAATACCTGGGGCTGTACATGGTTATCTTTTATGCGGCATTAATCGGTGTTCCGAAGGAGCTGGAGGAGGCAGCTATTGTAGATGGAGCCAATGTGGTTCAACAATACCTCCATGTAAAAATTCCTTATATAAGACCCGTAATTGTGGCAAACTGCGTCCTGGTATTGAACGGATCCTTACGCTCCTTTGACATTTCGTATCTGTTAACAAAGGGAGGCCCGGGAAATTCTTCGGAGCTGATGTCCACATATATGTATAAGCAGGCATTTACGAGTATGAAGTATGGGTATGGAAGTGCGGTCGCCATGGCAATTGTGGCAATCTGCCTGATTGTCGGTCTCGTGTTTCGAAAGATTACAGAAAGGGGTGACGAGGAGTGA
- a CDS encoding ABC transporter substrate-binding protein, producing the protein MRAKKIAALALAGVMLISTVLAGCGKETSSGSENNSGNKSAGERKKITALIRGSETSTTYIVLKKLLTKFSEEKGLEPPEFELVSGDADYVTKLQLYINSNALPDIYGCANGALSKAAKDIDSIVNIGDELERIGKKEDMNKAVYDFFKDADDGNVYLFPESLNCEFFLYRKDIFKKYNLETPKTWNEFLELCKTLKDKGEIPLIVAGKENWQLMRYLSFAPWRMTKDQFILDYIGQKEKFQTNTAAKSGAELLYTLGTEGYFQGGFLSTDYTAATDLFFGGTGCMWYSGSGQITQASEMYANGELGFFPVPDVDGEEDMDTNTPIHGGFGTAFNVQTYDDTMKEFFQYMCENYSEACYNDAKVFSPFNDPMPEGLDPMFYDLQPLFEKATDAWVSWDDKLDSATLTNLVDEQQKLAQGKETPEEFEAAADQFIINNSK; encoded by the coding sequence ATGAGAGCAAAGAAAATCGCAGCATTGGCTCTGGCAGGAGTCATGCTTATATCCACCGTATTAGCGGGATGTGGGAAGGAAACATCCTCTGGTTCGGAAAACAATTCCGGCAATAAGAGTGCCGGAGAGAGAAAGAAAATCACGGCTCTTATAAGAGGGAGCGAAACATCTACCACGTATATCGTTCTTAAAAAGCTTCTGACAAAGTTCAGTGAGGAAAAAGGTCTGGAGCCGCCGGAATTTGAGCTGGTGAGCGGGGATGCTGATTATGTGACAAAGCTGCAGCTATATATTAACAGCAATGCGCTGCCGGATATCTATGGATGTGCAAATGGTGCACTTTCAAAGGCGGCGAAGGACATTGATTCCATCGTAAACATAGGAGATGAGCTGGAGCGTATCGGAAAAAAAGAAGATATGAACAAGGCGGTATATGATTTCTTCAAGGATGCGGATGACGGCAATGTATATCTGTTTCCGGAGAGTCTGAATTGTGAGTTTTTCCTGTATAGGAAGGATATTTTTAAAAAATACAACCTGGAGACTCCGAAAACATGGAACGAATTTCTGGAACTCTGTAAAACTTTAAAGGACAAGGGTGAAATCCCGTTGATTGTGGCAGGCAAAGAAAACTGGCAGCTGATGAGATATCTGTCATTTGCTCCCTGGCGCATGACGAAGGATCAGTTTATTCTGGATTACATAGGACAAAAAGAAAAATTCCAGACGAATACTGCTGCGAAATCAGGCGCTGAGCTTCTATATACGCTGGGAACGGAAGGATATTTCCAGGGTGGATTCTTAAGTACGGATTATACGGCCGCTACCGATTTGTTTTTTGGAGGCACCGGCTGTATGTGGTACAGTGGTTCTGGTCAGATTACCCAGGCCAGTGAAATGTACGCAAATGGTGAATTAGGTTTCTTCCCTGTGCCGGATGTGGACGGAGAGGAGGATATGGATACGAACACTCCGATTCACGGCGGATTCGGGACAGCATTCAATGTTCAGACCTATGATGATACCATGAAAGAGTTTTTTCAGTATATGTGCGAAAATTATTCAGAAGCTTGCTATAATGATGCAAAGGTGTTTTCACCGTTTAACGATCCGATGCCGGAAGGTCTGGATCCGATGTTCTATGACTTGCAGCCGTTGTTTGAAAAAGCTACGGATGCATGGGTATCCTGGGATGACAAGCTGGATTCTGCAACCCTCACGAATCTGGTGGATGAACAGCAAAAGCTGGCCCAGGGGAAGGAGACTCCGGAGGAGTTCGAGGCTGCAGCCGATCAGTTTATCATAAATAACAGCAAATAG